In Methyloceanibacter stevinii, the genomic stretch CTGCTGGCCATGGCGTTTGTCCTCCTGATCTCGTCGCTGTTCATGCCGGGTGCCCCCGGATCGACAGGCGCCGGTGCTGGCTGGACGATTTACGCGCCGCTGTCGACCTACGGCACGCCTGGCGTTTCCGTCGACTTCGCCATTCTGGCCCTTCACCTTGGCGGTGCGTCGTCGATCCTCGGTGCCATCAACTTCATCACCACGATTTTGAACATGCGCGCGCCGGGTATGACCCTGCACAAGATGCCGCTGTTCGTGTGGTCGATCCTGGTTACGGCCTTCCTGCTGCTGCTGTCGCTGCCGGTTCTGGCTGGCGCCATCACCATGCTGCTGACCGACCGTAACTTCGGGACCGCGTTCTTCGACTCGAAGCATGGCGGCGATCCGCTTCTGTGGCAGCACCTGTTCTGGTTCTTCGGCCACCCGGAAGTTTACATCATGATCCTGCCGGGCTTCGGCATCATCAGCCAGATCGTTGCGACGTTCTCGCGTAAGCCCGTGTTCGGCTATCTCGGCATGGCCTACGCCATGGTGGCGATCGGCGTGATCGGCTTCGTGGTCTGGGCGCACCACATGTATGCCGCGGGTCTGGACGTGAACACGCAGGCTTACTTCGTGTTCGCCACGATGGTGATCGCCGTGCCTACGGGCGTGAAGATCTTCTCGTGGATTGCGACCATGTGGGGTGGCTCGATCCAATTCAAAACGCCGATGGTCTGGGCGCTCGGCTTCATCTTCCTGTTCACCGTCGGCGGTGTGACGGGCGTGATGCTGTCGAACGCGGGCGTCGACCGGTCCTTCCACGACACCTACTACGTGGTGGCGCATTTCCACTATGTGCTGTCGCTCGGCGCCGTCTTCTCGCTCTTTGCGGGCTGGTACTACTGGTCGCCGAAGATGTACGGCTACATGTACTCGGAGTTCTGGGGCAAGCTGCACTTCTGGACCATGTTCATCGGTGCGAACCTGGCCTTCTTCCCGCAGCACTTCCTTGGTCTTGCCGGCATGCCACGCCGCTATGCCGACTATCCGGATGCCTACGCGGGCTGGAACTTCGTGTCTTCGCTCGGTGCCTATCTCGCATTCCTCGGTTTCATCATCTTCTTTATCGGTGTGATCGTGCAGTTCACCCGCAAGGTGAAGTCGGCCGACAATCCTTGGGGTGCGGGTGCGACGACGCTGGAGTGGACTGTCTCCTCGCCGCCTCCGTTCCACACCTTCGATACGCTCCCGCGGGTCAAATAAGGTCCAGGGGCGCCGAAGTGGGGCGCTGGAGTAAGTAGGCCAATGACAGACACGACTGTCGAAACGACACAAGGCAGGTTGGATGTCGCCCTTGGGAATAACCTTGGGGGCGACATCTCCGACTATGCGGAGCTGCTCAAGCCGCGGGTCATGTTCCTTGTGGTGTTTACGGCGCTGGTCGGTCTCGTCGCCGCGCCCGTGCACATGCATCCCGTCCTCGCGATCGCGGCCCTTCTCTGCATCGCCGTCGGCGCCGGCGCGTCGGGTGCTCTGAACATGTGGTACGACGCAGATATCGATGCCCGCATGGCCCGCACCGCATCGCGGCCGTTGCCGCAAGGCGCGCTGACGCCGAACGAGGCCCTGGCTTTCGGGTCGGTCCTGGCGATCGGCTCCGTTCTCTGCCTTGGGCTCATGGTCAATTGGGTCGCCGCAGGG encodes the following:
- the ctaD gene encoding cytochrome c oxidase subunit I codes for the protein MANNAQAEAAHHDHDDHPHGLQRWLFSTNHKDIGTLYLILSLVGGIVGALLSMGMRAELMEPGMQIFGNPEMFNVFVTAHGLIMVFFAVMPATMGAFGNWMVPLMIGAPDMAFPRMNNISFWLLAMAFVLLISSLFMPGAPGSTGAGAGWTIYAPLSTYGTPGVSVDFAILALHLGGASSILGAINFITTILNMRAPGMTLHKMPLFVWSILVTAFLLLLSLPVLAGAITMLLTDRNFGTAFFDSKHGGDPLLWQHLFWFFGHPEVYIMILPGFGIISQIVATFSRKPVFGYLGMAYAMVAIGVIGFVVWAHHMYAAGLDVNTQAYFVFATMVIAVPTGVKIFSWIATMWGGSIQFKTPMVWALGFIFLFTVGGVTGVMLSNAGVDRSFHDTYYVVAHFHYVLSLGAVFSLFAGWYYWSPKMYGYMYSEFWGKLHFWTMFIGANLAFFPQHFLGLAGMPRRYADYPDAYAGWNFVSSLGAYLAFLGFIIFFIGVIVQFTRKVKSADNPWGAGATTLEWTVSSPPPFHTFDTLPRVK